One genomic region from Kamptonema formosum PCC 6407 encodes:
- a CDS encoding DUF4330 domain-containing protein produces the protein MKILDSQGRLFGKLSILDLGATLIILLVVVGIFFFPGTSGSVAQVGVTTKSVQVDVIALGLKGRNLQDLLKTGDKVNLIIRNQPYGQVEIKSVNLLTRTVVVPQPNGTVKALPDPREEESFSRNMMFTLEGKGQITKDGPVLGNIKIKIGNTVELEGLNYNFNASVIDVRVEK, from the coding sequence ATGAAAATTTTGGATTCTCAAGGACGGCTATTCGGCAAACTGAGCATCCTAGACTTGGGTGCTACTCTGATTATTCTCCTAGTTGTCGTTGGTATATTTTTCTTTCCCGGCACTTCTGGTTCTGTTGCTCAAGTTGGTGTAACTACCAAATCCGTACAGGTAGATGTGATTGCTTTAGGTCTTAAGGGGCGCAATCTTCAAGATTTGCTCAAAACAGGAGATAAAGTCAATCTGATTATCCGCAATCAACCCTACGGTCAGGTTGAGATCAAATCTGTTAATCTCTTGACGAGGACGGTAGTTGTCCCTCAACCAAACGGTACTGTAAAAGCTCTACCAGACCCCAGAGAAGAAGAATCCTTTAGCAGAAATATGATGTTTACCTTGGAAGGAAAGGGCCAAATCACTAAAGATGGCCCTGTTCTTGGCAATATCAAAATCAAAATTGGTAATACAGTAGAGCTTGAAGGCCTCAACTACAACTTTAACGCTAGTGTTATCGATGTGCGAGTAGAGAAATGA
- the purF gene encoding amidophosphoribosyltransferase yields MIPNHPLAADENLASDKQEEACGVFGICAPGEDVAKMTYFGLYALQHRGQESAGIATFEGENVHLHKDMGLVSQVFNESCLSHLPGTIGVGHTRYSTTGSSKVVNAQPAVVKTRLGSLALAHNGNLVNTGVLREELLNRNCNFVSTTDSEMIAVAIALEVDDGKDWLEAAISAFHRCTGAFSLVIGTPAGLMGVRDPYGVRPLVIGTLGTNPIRYVLASETCALDIIGAEYLRNVEPGELVWITEDGMASFHWSQQPKPKLCIFEMIYFARPDSIMEGESLYSYRLRIGQKLAQESPIDADIVIGVPDSGIPAAIGFSQVSGIPYAEGLIKNRYVGRTFIQPTQTMRESGIKMKLNPLKDVLEGKRVIMVDDSIVRGTTSKKIVKALRDAGATEVHMRISSPPVTHPCFYGIDTDNQDQLIAATKSVAEIANQIGVDSLAFLSREGMLKATKEDSNNFCSACFTGDYPIVVPEPVKRSKLILEKVPT; encoded by the coding sequence ATGATCCCCAACCATCCCCTCGCGGCTGACGAAAATTTGGCATCCGACAAGCAAGAAGAAGCTTGCGGTGTTTTCGGTATCTGTGCCCCCGGTGAAGATGTCGCTAAAATGACATACTTTGGTCTGTACGCCTTACAACATCGGGGTCAGGAATCAGCAGGAATTGCCACATTTGAGGGTGAAAATGTGCATTTGCACAAAGATATGGGCCTAGTCTCCCAAGTCTTCAATGAATCCTGCTTAAGTCACCTGCCTGGAACCATAGGAGTTGGTCACACTCGCTACTCTACTACAGGCTCATCAAAGGTTGTGAATGCTCAGCCTGCTGTTGTGAAAACCCGCTTAGGTTCCTTGGCGCTAGCACATAATGGCAATCTTGTCAATACTGGTGTCTTACGCGAAGAATTGCTAAACCGCAACTGCAATTTTGTAAGTACAACAGATTCAGAGATGATAGCAGTGGCGATCGCGCTAGAAGTAGACGATGGCAAAGACTGGTTAGAAGCTGCAATCAGCGCCTTTCATCGCTGTACGGGAGCCTTTAGTTTAGTCATCGGCACCCCCGCAGGCTTAATGGGAGTACGCGATCCCTACGGCGTGCGTCCCCTCGTAATTGGCACTTTAGGTACAAATCCCATCCGCTACGTCTTAGCATCAGAAACCTGCGCCTTAGATATCATTGGTGCCGAATATTTGCGAAATGTAGAACCAGGAGAATTAGTTTGGATCACCGAAGATGGTATGGCTTCCTTCCATTGGAGTCAACAACCAAAGCCCAAACTTTGCATCTTTGAAATGATTTATTTTGCTCGGCCAGATAGCATAATGGAAGGCGAAAGTTTGTATAGCTACAGGCTCAGAATCGGGCAAAAATTAGCACAAGAATCCCCCATTGATGCTGATATTGTCATCGGCGTTCCTGATTCTGGAATTCCCGCCGCTATTGGTTTTTCTCAAGTTTCCGGGATTCCTTATGCTGAGGGACTGATTAAAAATCGCTACGTTGGACGTACATTTATTCAGCCAACTCAGACAATGCGAGAATCAGGAATTAAGATGAAACTTAACCCTCTTAAAGATGTCTTAGAGGGTAAGCGAGTAATCATGGTAGACGACTCAATTGTGAGAGGTACTACTAGCAAAAAAATTGTTAAAGCTTTGCGAGATGCCGGTGCTACTGAAGTTCACATGAGAATTTCGTCACCCCCAGTAACTCACCCTTGTTTCTACGGAATTGATACCGATAACCAAGATCAGTTAATTGCTGCTACGAAATCAGTAGCAGAAATTGCCAACCAAATTGGGGTTGATTCTTTAGCTTTCTTGAGTAGAGAAGGAATGCTGAAGGCGACTAAGGAAGATTCTAATAATTTCTGTTCGGCCTGTTTCACAGGGGATTATCCCATTGTTGTCCCAGAACCAGTTAAACGGTCTAAGTTAATTCTGGAAAAGGTTCCTACTTAA
- a CDS encoding high light inducible protein → MTSKGAIVDDQGKLNNFAIEPTIYVEEEPRTGFTTYAERLNGRLAMIGFVSLLGLEVLARHGFLG, encoded by the coding sequence ATGACTAGCAAAGGAGCGATCGTTGACGATCAAGGCAAACTCAACAATTTTGCCATTGAACCCACTATTTACGTCGAAGAAGAGCCGCGTACAGGCTTTACAACCTACGCAGAACGGTTAAACGGTCGCCTTGCCATGATTGGTTTTGTCTCGCTACTAGGTTTAGAAGTGCTAGCTAGGCACGGATTTCTGGGATAA
- a CDS encoding alpha/beta fold hydrolase encodes MFQPLGFGQRSIVTSLGRMVYYTADDTPWITADTQSLENLPTLVFFHGFGGGSSSYEWSKVYPAFAAEYRILAPDLIGWGRSEHPARNYKPDDYITTLIEFIEQTCSSPTAVVASSLTAAFVIRAAIARPDLFKSLILTAPAGLSDFGEDYGRSFFAQLVNTPILDRVLYSTGIATTGGIRSFLEQRQFAEPRRIYDEIVEAYLQSALEPNAEYAALSFVKGDLCFDLSLYITQLKTPTAIIWGEKSEFTGPEIGRRLANLNPEAIRAFQPLKNVGLTPQLELPAIAIGLIRRYLFSLLTVNS; translated from the coding sequence ATGTTTCAGCCCCTTGGTTTTGGTCAACGCTCAATAGTCACATCTCTCGGCAGAATGGTGTACTACACTGCTGACGATACACCTTGGATAACCGCAGATACACAATCGTTAGAGAATTTACCAACTCTGGTTTTTTTTCATGGATTTGGAGGAGGTTCTAGTTCCTACGAGTGGTCAAAAGTCTATCCAGCTTTTGCAGCAGAATATCGGATTTTAGCACCCGATTTAATTGGCTGGGGACGCTCTGAACATCCGGCAAGGAACTACAAACCTGATGATTATATCACAACTTTGATTGAATTTATAGAACAAACTTGTAGCAGTCCAACTGCTGTAGTTGCTTCTTCTTTAACAGCAGCTTTTGTAATTCGGGCTGCGATCGCACGCCCCGACCTGTTCAAATCCTTAATTTTGACTGCACCAGCAGGTTTGTCAGACTTTGGAGAAGATTACGGACGTAGTTTCTTTGCTCAGTTAGTAAACACCCCCATTCTAGATCGAGTGCTTTACAGTACTGGAATTGCCACCACCGGCGGGATTAGAAGTTTTTTAGAACAGCGTCAATTTGCCGAGCCGCGCCGCATTTACGATGAAATAGTAGAGGCTTATTTACAATCGGCATTGGAACCAAATGCAGAATATGCAGCCCTCTCTTTTGTCAAAGGTGATTTGTGTTTTGATTTGTCATTGTACATCACCCAACTGAAGACACCGACAGCAATTATTTGGGGAGAAAAATCAGAATTTACTGGCCCAGAAATTGGACGGCGTTTGGCTAATCTAAATCCCGAAGCAATCCGAGCCTTTCAACCTTTGAAAAATGTAGGATTGACACCACAGCTAGAACTTCCCGCGATCGCTATTGGCTTAATCCGCCGATATTTGTTTTCGCTGTTAACAGTTAACAGTTAA
- a CDS encoding Maf family protein, whose translation MDIPTFVLASASPARRRLLESVGINPIIYPSDFDESQIQLNDAAELVEILSQRKAETVAKSLIANPNSLPTGKKGEFEQGKSIVVLGCDSLLVVGDEIHGKPADAKDAIARWQKMRGEVGQLYTGHTLIDITQDRIRVKCQVTQVYFAEVSDRQIAAYVATGEPLQCAGCFAIEGRGGLFIEKIEGCHTNVIGLSLPLLRVMLAELGYDVTDFWQSN comes from the coding sequence ATGGATATTCCCACTTTTGTACTAGCCTCAGCTTCCCCCGCGCGCCGCCGCCTATTAGAAAGTGTTGGCATTAATCCTATTATTTATCCCAGCGACTTTGACGAGTCCCAAATTCAACTAAACGATGCGGCTGAATTAGTCGAGATATTATCACAACGAAAAGCTGAAACAGTCGCTAAATCTCTGATTGCGAATCCCAATTCACTCCCGACTGGGAAAAAGGGAGAATTTGAACAAGGTAAATCGATCGTAGTTTTGGGATGCGATTCCCTTCTGGTTGTTGGCGACGAGATTCATGGAAAGCCAGCAGATGCAAAAGATGCGATCGCGCGGTGGCAAAAAATGCGCGGTGAAGTTGGCCAACTCTACACTGGCCATACCTTAATTGACATAACACAGGATAGAATCAGAGTCAAGTGTCAAGTTACCCAAGTTTATTTTGCTGAAGTTAGCGATCGCCAAATTGCAGCTTATGTCGCCACAGGAGAACCGCTACAATGTGCTGGCTGTTTTGCCATTGAAGGTAGAGGGGGATTATTTATCGAGAAAATCGAAGGTTGTCACACCAATGTCATCGGTTTAAGCTTGCCACTACTGCGAGTAATGTTAGCAGAATTGGGATATGACGTTACAGATTTTTGGCAATCTAATTAG
- a CDS encoding TVP38/TMEM64 family protein — MDNQPDKNQPSSNKLKLIFGILSIIALIVGAKFFNLQGILKDSLELIANLGPWGPVAFILVYILATVLFIPGSLLTLGAGVLFGVVWGSIWVSIASTLGATCAFIVGRYLTRDWVSKQIESNEKFKAIDEAVAVEGWKIVGLTRLSPIFPFNLLNYAFGVTQVSLKDYFFASWIGMMPGTIMYVYIGSLAGNLAALGTQGRSRTIGEWVLYAVGLVAAIAVTVYITRIAKKALDERIS; from the coding sequence ATGGATAATCAACCTGATAAAAATCAGCCTTCCTCAAATAAGCTAAAGTTAATTTTCGGAATACTTTCAATTATTGCTCTAATTGTGGGAGCAAAATTTTTTAACCTTCAAGGAATTCTTAAAGATTCCTTAGAGTTAATTGCTAATCTCGGCCCTTGGGGGCCTGTGGCTTTTATCTTGGTTTATATTCTGGCAACAGTGCTATTTATTCCAGGTTCTTTACTGACTCTCGGCGCTGGTGTATTATTCGGAGTAGTGTGGGGTTCAATCTGGGTTTCTATTGCTTCTACTTTAGGGGCAACTTGTGCTTTTATTGTAGGCAGATATTTAACTCGCGATTGGGTTTCTAAGCAGATAGAAAGCAATGAAAAATTCAAGGCAATTGATGAGGCGGTGGCAGTAGAAGGATGGAAAATTGTAGGCTTAACTAGACTTTCGCCGATTTTCCCCTTTAATTTGCTCAATTATGCTTTTGGGGTAACGCAAGTATCACTTAAGGACTATTTTTTTGCTTCTTGGATTGGTATGATGCCGGGAACGATTATGTATGTTTATATTGGTTCTCTAGCTGGGAATTTAGCGGCATTGGGCACTCAGGGGCGATCGCGTACAATTGGTGAGTGGGTGCTTTATGCTGTGGGTTTGGTAGCCGCGATCGCAGTCACGGTTTATATCACTCGCATTGCTAAAAAAGCTTTAGATGAGAGAATTTCCTAA
- a CDS encoding DUF2281 domain-containing protein: MENLQQILDTRRQELISKIQGLSDQKLQNIEAISHCYEFIREAIEKAEVEAKNINYKDLIEPSFHITDNFDKVMFQGHINTAANLIPKEFGEINNEYIKMSEKNKKVFNYIYHQLFITIITVLDDFFSQILLLVLKAYPERLGDKKIKKIKEIKFSDLGKLSSASEIAAFLGMAEGEKAIKLIDGEINSLIRDDIMRGSPLDYIKNLRTYLETGDTFLRLKWLLYAERSSRRNAGVHSGWFGNDECNKRINEIIKIDTGNQLKLSELKTNFIGFEAEYFCETYRLAIDIVKAFKSHCEKDFKSHYDENGDFMPATQDESGSFIETIGVETVYPHQLILTIPARETMGVREHLTTVLDNLSDDLVAEVRDFAEFLQQRQQQKQVS, from the coding sequence ATGGAGAATTTACAACAAATACTTGATACACGCCGACAAGAATTAATTAGTAAAATCCAGGGTTTGTCAGACCAAAAGCTCCAAAATATAGAAGCTATTTCTCATTGTTATGAGTTTATTCGAGAAGCTATTGAGAAAGCCGAAGTAGAAGCCAAAAATATAAATTATAAAGATTTGATAGAGCCTTCCTTCCATATTACAGATAATTTTGATAAAGTCATGTTTCAGGGACATATAAATACAGCCGCAAATCTAATTCCTAAAGAATTTGGGGAAATTAACAATGAATATATAAAAATGTCCGAAAAAAACAAAAAAGTTTTTAACTACATATACCATCAACTTTTTATAACTATCATAACAGTATTAGATGATTTTTTCTCCCAAATACTTTTATTAGTTTTAAAGGCATATCCCGAACGATTAGGTGACAAAAAGATTAAAAAGATAAAGGAGATAAAGTTTAGTGATTTAGGTAAATTAAGCTCTGCCTCAGAGATAGCGGCTTTTTTAGGCATGGCAGAGGGCGAAAAAGCCATTAAATTAATTGACGGAGAAATTAATAGTCTGATCCGAGATGACATTATGCGTGGTAGTCCATTAGACTATATCAAGAATTTACGAACATATTTAGAAACAGGAGACACATTCTTACGATTAAAATGGCTACTATATGCAGAAAGAAGTTCACGGCGTAACGCTGGCGTACATAGTGGCTGGTTCGGCAATGATGAGTGTAACAAAAGAATTAATGAAATTATTAAAATAGATACAGGAAATCAGCTAAAATTATCGGAGCTTAAAACAAATTTTATTGGATTCGAGGCGGAGTATTTTTGTGAAACATATCGTTTAGCTATTGATATCGTTAAAGCCTTTAAATCTCATTGTGAAAAAGACTTTAAATCTCATTATGATGAAAATGGGGATTTTATGCCAGCTACTCAGGATGAATCTGGCTCATTTATCGAAACAATAGGCGTAGAAACCGTTTATCCTCATCAATTAATTTTAACAATTCCTGCCCGTGAAACGATGGGAGTTCGAGAACATTTAACCACAGTTTTAGATAATTTATCCGATGATTTAGTTGCCGAAGTTCGTGACTTTGCTGAATTTTTGCAGCAAAGACAACAACAAAAGCAAGTAAGCTAA
- the psbP gene encoding photosystem II reaction center PsbP, whose amino-acid sequence MLKRIAAILLVIFSFTLTSCVSTVSGLKSYIDTADGYQFLYPNGWTALNVSNGPDVVFRDLIEQTENVSVVISEVPSGKTLADLGTPSEVGYRLSKSAIAPPNSGREAELVNAEARESRTKSYYILEYAVKLPNQLRHNLASVAVSRGKLFTINISSTEDRWPKAKQLFEKVIQSFSVY is encoded by the coding sequence ATGCTCAAACGAATCGCGGCAATACTTCTGGTAATTTTTAGCTTTACCTTAACCAGTTGTGTATCAACCGTTAGCGGGCTCAAAAGCTACATTGACACAGCCGACGGCTACCAATTTCTCTATCCTAATGGCTGGACGGCACTAAATGTTTCCAATGGCCCAGATGTAGTATTTCGCGATTTAATTGAGCAAACAGAGAACGTCAGCGTCGTTATCAGTGAAGTTCCCAGTGGTAAAACTCTTGCGGATTTAGGTACTCCCAGCGAAGTAGGATATCGGTTAAGCAAAAGCGCGATCGCACCTCCCAATTCCGGCCGCGAAGCAGAATTAGTTAATGCCGAAGCCCGTGAATCTAGAACGAAAAGTTATTACATTTTAGAGTATGCCGTCAAACTTCCCAACCAACTGCGGCACAACCTAGCTAGCGTAGCAGTCAGTCGCGGTAAACTTTTCACTATCAACATATCTTCTACTGAAGATAGATGGCCAAAAGCCAAACAATTATTTGAGAAAGTCATTCAATCTTTCTCTGTCTATTAA
- a CDS encoding HAD family hydrolase, translating into MTLKAVLFDFNGVIINDESIHERLIEQLLIQENLRINRGEFRQVCLGRSDRACIAELLNRRGRTVTETYLDRLIARKAQAYIKEVELLEKLPIYPGLEEFILSLQVAQLKIALVTGSLRLEVELVLNRSGLAQYFEVIIAGDDVMASKPQPDGYLLAVERLNQLYPDLKLEPGECLAIEDTFAGIEAAQKAGISVVGVANTYPFHFLQRAANWTVDYLSDLEFERVQQVYS; encoded by the coding sequence ATGACCCTAAAAGCGGTTTTATTTGATTTTAATGGAGTGATTATTAACGATGAGTCGATTCACGAACGGCTGATCGAGCAATTACTAATTCAGGAAAATTTACGGATTAATCGTGGAGAGTTTCGCCAAGTTTGTTTGGGAAGAAGCGATCGCGCTTGCATTGCAGAATTACTCAACCGCAGAGGCAGAACTGTGACTGAAACCTATCTCGATCGGCTGATTGCACGCAAGGCTCAAGCTTACATTAAAGAGGTGGAGCTTTTGGAAAAATTGCCGATATATCCGGGGTTGGAAGAATTTATTTTGAGTCTTCAGGTAGCGCAATTAAAAATCGCTTTGGTGACAGGTTCTCTGCGGTTGGAGGTAGAATTGGTGTTAAATCGATCTGGCTTAGCACAATACTTTGAGGTAATTATTGCTGGTGATGATGTGATGGCAAGTAAACCGCAACCAGACGGTTATCTCTTAGCAGTTGAAAGGCTGAACCAGCTTTATCCAGACCTTAAGTTGGAACCTGGGGAATGTTTGGCGATCGAAGATACTTTTGCTGGGATTGAAGCGGCCCAAAAAGCGGGTATTTCTGTTGTGGGTGTGGCGAATACTTATCCGTTTCATTTCCTCCAACGTGCTGCTAATTGGACTGTAGATTACCTTTCCGATTTAGAATTTGAGAGAGTCCAGCAGGTTTATTCGTAG
- the arsS gene encoding arsenosugar biosynthesis radical SAM (seleno)protein ArsS (Some members of this family are selenoproteins.), protein MIQTALTPFKNKLDKPLTKKQITVLQINLGKRCNLACTHCHVEAGPKRTEELSPETCNQLIDLIRRFPQIKTVDLTGGAPEMLYGFKPLAEAARTAGKQVIVRSNLTIYFEQGFEDIPEYCAQNQIRIVASLPCYQSANVDKMRGNGVFDNSIKALQKLNQLGYGKNPDLILDLVYNPQVPSTDKFSLTPEQNKLQRDYKTYLDEHFGICFNHLYTITNLPVGRTKFHLEHKKLHKPYLHFLENNFNPTTVEHLMCRDELSIDYLGNVYDCDFNQMENLPAKTSTGEIITVAKLLESGSLDLIQEVQTAAYCYGCTAGCGSSCGGSLV, encoded by the coding sequence ATGATTCAAACTGCCCTGACACCTTTCAAAAACAAGCTCGACAAACCCTTAACTAAGAAGCAAATTACTGTCTTACAAATCAATTTGGGCAAACGCTGCAATTTAGCTTGTACCCATTGTCACGTAGAGGCGGGGCCGAAACGAACTGAAGAACTTTCCCCAGAAACTTGTAATCAACTAATAGATTTAATTCGTAGATTTCCCCAAATTAAAACTGTTGACCTCACTGGTGGCGCACCGGAAATGCTTTATGGTTTCAAACCTTTAGCTGAAGCGGCACGTACTGCTGGTAAACAAGTGATTGTCCGTTCTAATCTGACGATTTACTTTGAACAAGGGTTTGAAGATATCCCGGAATATTGCGCCCAAAACCAGATCCGAATTGTGGCTTCGCTTCCCTGCTACCAATCAGCAAATGTTGATAAAATGCGAGGAAATGGTGTTTTTGATAATTCAATTAAAGCCTTGCAAAAGCTGAACCAGTTAGGCTACGGTAAAAACCCAGATTTAATTTTAGATTTGGTGTATAATCCTCAAGTTCCCAGTACAGATAAATTTTCTCTGACACCAGAACAAAATAAGCTTCAGCGCGATTATAAAACCTATTTAGACGAACATTTTGGTATTTGTTTTAATCACTTGTACACAATTACTAACTTGCCAGTGGGAAGGACTAAATTTCATCTGGAACATAAGAAACTGCACAAGCCTTATCTCCATTTTTTAGAAAACAACTTTAATCCGACTACAGTTGAACATTTAATGTGTCGAGATGAACTTTCAATTGACTACCTTGGCAATGTTTACGACTGCGATTTTAATCAAATGGAAAATCTGCCTGCGAAAACTAGCACGGGGGAAATAATAACAGTTGCAAAATTGCTAGAATCTGGTAGTTTAGACTTAATTCAAGAGGTACAGACTGCGGCTTATTGCTATGGTTGCACGGCAGGTTGTGGTTCTAGCTGTGGTGGTTCTCTTGTTTGA
- a CDS encoding Uma2 family endonuclease: MVQSPPKILTVDEFITHYGDRDRYELIDGELTEMEPTGPHEQVSAFIGRKLNVEIDRQDLSYFIPPRCLIKLLGTETAFRPDVIVLDETELINEPLWQQEPVITSGKSIKLIAEVVSTNWQNDYARKVEDYALLGVPEYWIIDYLGIGGREYIGKPKQPTITICTLREDEYQKELFQNNARLVSFIFPEFQVRAEQVFTAGRAF; this comes from the coding sequence ATGGTTCAATCACCTCCCAAAATTCTAACTGTTGATGAATTTATCACCCACTACGGCGATCGCGATCGCTACGAATTAATTGATGGTGAGTTGACAGAAATGGAACCAACAGGGCCTCACGAACAAGTATCGGCTTTTATTGGGCGAAAGCTGAATGTAGAAATCGATCGTCAGGATCTATCATACTTTATCCCCCCTCGCTGTCTCATCAAATTATTAGGAACAGAAACAGCTTTTCGGCCGGATGTCATTGTCTTAGATGAAACTGAATTGATTAATGAACCTTTGTGGCAACAAGAACCTGTAATTACATCTGGAAAATCAATTAAACTAATTGCGGAAGTTGTCAGTACCAATTGGCAAAATGATTACGCCCGTAAAGTTGAAGATTATGCCTTGTTAGGCGTGCCTGAGTATTGGATTATTGATTATTTGGGGATTGGTGGCAGAGAATATATTGGCAAACCGAAACAACCGACAATTACAATTTGTACGCTGCGAGAGGATGAATATCAAAAAGAGTTGTTTCAAAATAATGCTCGACTTGTTTCTTTTATTTTTCCTGAATTCCAAGTAAGGGCAGAACAAGTATTTACGGCAGGCAGAGCTTTTTAA
- a CDS encoding class I SAM-dependent methyltransferase encodes MAVRKDTIFERFLSPIMRLMIDEEALRRLYENIDWQKESDRISQPNLVYPEYYSSQNFHGIERGYLNPSAAVSYDPITQYVLPPSEAIVRQGLIDAVMGVPRRILDLGCGTGSTTLMLKQAFPQAEVIGMDLSPYMILVAEMKAQKAGLNIQWRHGNAEQTGFPNASFDLVTASLLFHETPPTVSQNILRESFRLLTVGGQVIVLDGNQKTLRQTEWLTDVFEEPYIKSYAAGNLDAWMGSAGFGAVQTDDVWLVNQVTRGVKPLPGQDPQVRVNQWQNASDRVPDFDLEGFPAPA; translated from the coding sequence ATGGCTGTTCGCAAGGATACAATTTTTGAGCGTTTCTTGTCGCCGATTATGCGGCTGATGATTGACGAAGAGGCGCTGCGGCGGTTATATGAAAATATCGATTGGCAAAAAGAGAGCGATCGCATCTCTCAGCCAAATCTAGTTTATCCCGAATACTACAGCAGCCAGAACTTTCACGGTATAGAAAGAGGCTACCTCAATCCTAGCGCGGCTGTTTCCTATGACCCCATAACTCAGTATGTCTTACCTCCTAGCGAGGCGATCGTTAGACAGGGATTAATTGATGCTGTTATGGGTGTACCGAGGCGAATTTTAGACTTAGGATGCGGTACGGGTTCGACAACCCTAATGTTGAAACAAGCATTTCCGCAAGCGGAAGTCATCGGGATGGACTTATCGCCTTATATGATTCTAGTAGCAGAAATGAAAGCTCAAAAAGCGGGGTTAAATATTCAATGGCGACACGGAAATGCTGAACAAACGGGATTTCCTAACGCTTCCTTTGACTTGGTAACTGCTTCTTTATTATTTCATGAAACGCCGCCAACAGTATCGCAAAATATTCTCCGAGAAAGTTTTCGCTTGCTGACGGTTGGGGGACAGGTAATAGTTTTGGATGGGAACCAGAAAACTTTGCGACAGACAGAATGGCTGACAGATGTGTTTGAAGAGCCTTATATTAAGTCTTATGCCGCTGGTAATCTGGATGCTTGGATGGGTAGCGCTGGATTTGGTGCTGTCCAAACTGACGATGTGTGGTTGGTAAATCAGGTGACACGGGGTGTAAAACCACTTCCTGGCCAAGATCCGCAGGTACGGGTCAATCAGTGGCAAAATGCGAGCGATCGCGTGCCTGATTTCGACTTAGAAGGGTTTCCAGCGCCAGCCTAA